In the genome of Nymphaea colorata isolate Beijing-Zhang1983 chromosome 9, ASM883128v2, whole genome shotgun sequence, one region contains:
- the LOC116260741 gene encoding uncharacterized protein LOC116260741 isoform X1, translating to MIKGAKWRSHKNKIKAVFRMQFQATQVPPLGSDSLMVALVSSETGKTTAKTQKVQVQNGSCQWDNPVYETVKLAEEERTGKFDSKIYQFVVSNGLSKGGVLGKAALDLAEFVDALKPCSVSLSLGSSNSTILRITIQRLNADGDTRGDKRRKATVRTPDRNSLSSYMDDVDSNGTSQTSTCNSNAGKDTSAANGAIQYSPSMINTAPHIANCDSNLKVFGRSGATSASSSSESSSGHEFFNECKLGSNGHSPAINCLPSPVSNTKLSVSENSEMAEPRESEDTITEQSLNWITNEIRQSSIYTSKEIDLNQKLQLALSSIETLKDQIAVMGRQAEVTDLEVQTLRKQIVKENRKVQEFSREICNMKEERDALEQEYEELKGLLATNNNEATNGLQHDDNDPSCILEEVKQELAYERDLNANLRLQLKKTQDANFELILAVQDLENMLDQKDEEITCVCISRCSTPPAEESSSELESRDELKDHQNQSLQFPKNIENEQEKEQPALEVPSKKHDDTDDMSPFEQSISGLKSQTKECKKDRDILEMQMGQLALDYEILKQENHDLLYKLEQFQIQEQLKMQHDTSVSATIINDLEIHVDNLEKELAQQQETFEAALAAVSHVKVEQEQRAIRAEDLLRKTRQSNADTAERLVEEFRKLSMQMSVAFETNEKLAMQAMSESSDLLLKKNHLEELLTKSSKELQLVKDQYEEKLGELSGQLDSEKREINQQLLEIECLTREVKEGKETSEVTSNALSDEILSLKADIQMLQSEKNTLVQKIEEKENIIVEMEKMRIKMNENDAILQREEAERKILQEQVLLAREETKELLEELNEMRHLLVEKEEMLLILRSEKEKITVEYNGFKSVLLDDEVEKENLKKQVSQLRNDLKKKEQTITTIEKKIKDNSSRVVAPTGNTKASLRNNKSISGQQRIKEVFKLQEKIKLLEEEVKIKEITLENSRTEFAEKERDLNARIEELHKNTSNQALDISDNSKENIQENVFDTESKENNDKRRDISVKSEEETVAHFQESQHQYYRLSGKLHEKENMGTNENGMVMKMETLADMLEQAAKEHETKSSIASPWIEQEIFTQCTSDQDGVTKLITEIAQLKKKNASMEDELKDMQERYSDISLKFAEVEGERQQLVMTIRNLKNAKKS from the exons ATGATCAAGGGAGCTAAATGGAGGAGTCACAAGAACAAGATCAAGGCCGTCTTCCGGATGCAGTTTCAGGCAACTCAG GTCCCTCCATTGGGATCGGACAGTTTGATGGTGGCGCTTGTTTCTTCAGAAACTGGAAAGACAACTGCTAAAACACAGAAGGTTCAAGTTCAGAATGGGAGCTGTCAATGGGATAATCCGGTCTATGAAACCGTAAAATTAGCAGAAGAAGAGAGAACCGGGAAATTCGACTCCAAAATCTATCAATTTGTCGTGTCAAAC GGGCTCAGCAAAGGCGGGGTTCTAGGAAAAGCAGCTCTTGATTTGGCAGAGTTTGTAGATGCCCTCAAACCATGCTCTGTTTCTCTCTCGCTTGGTTCTTCTAACTCCACGATTCTGCGG ATCACAATTCAAAGGCTGAATGCTGATGGCGACACAAG GGGTGACAAGAGAAGAAAAGCTACTGTAAGAACCCCAGATAGAAACAGCCTCAGTAGTTACATGGATGATGTTGATTCGAATGGAACTTCCCAGACTTCAACCTGCAACAGCAATGCTGGTAAA GATACATCAGCAGCCAATGGAGCCATACAGTACAGCCCGTCTATGATAAACACTGCACCCCACATTGCTAACTGCGATAGCAATCTCAAAGTTTTTGGAAGATCTGGTGCCACCTCAGCATCATCGAGTTCAGAAAGCAGCTCAGGGCATGAGTTCTTTAATGAATGCAAGCTCGGAAGTAATGGCCACAGCCCCGCAATAAATTGTCTACCATCTCCTGTCAGCAATACAAAGTTATCAGTGAGTGAGAACAGTGAAATGGCAGAACCTAGAGAGTCTGAAGATACAATCACAGAACAGTCTCTCAATTGGATTACAAACGAGATCAGACAAAGCTCAATATACACTTCTAAAGAGATTGATTTGAACCAAAAGTTGCAGTTAGCATTAAGCTCAATTGAAACACTCAAAGACCAAATTGCTGTAATGGGAAGGCAAGCAGAGGTGACCGATCTCGAAGTTCAGACTCTAAGGAAACAGATTgtaaaggaaaacagaaaagtcCAGGAATTCTCAAGGGAAATATGCAAcatgaaagaagagagagatgcactTGAGCAGGAATATGAAGAACTCAAGGGTTTATTGGCCACAAATAACAATGAAGCTACAAATGGATTGCAACACGATGACAATGATCCTAGCTGTATCTTAGAAGAGGTCAAACAAGAACTGGCTTATGAGAGAGATCTTAATGCCAACCTCCGTTTGCAACTGAAGAAGACCCAAGACGCAAACTTTGAACTTATTCTTGCAGTTCAAGATTTAGAAAATATGTTGGACCAGAAAGATGAGGAAATCACATGTGTCTGTATTTCAAGATGCAGCACACCACCAGCTGAAGAAAGCAGCTCAGAGCTTGAATCAAGAGATGAGTTGAAGGATCATCAAAATCAAAGCTTGCAGTTCCCAAAAAACATTGAAAACGAACAGGAAAAAGAGCAACCTGCATTGGAAGTACCAAGTAAAAAGCATGATGATACAGATGACATGTCTCCCTTCGAGCAAAGCATCTCAGGATTAAAAAGTCAAACGAAAGAATGCAAAAAAGATCGTGATATCCTGGAGATGCAAATGGGACAGCTAGCTCTTGATTACGAGATTCTGAAGCAAGAAAATCATGACTTGTTATATAAGCTTGAACAGTTCCAGATACAAGAGCAACTGAAAATGCAGCATGACACCTCTGTCTCAGCAACCATCATAAACGACCTAGAAATTCATGTGGACAACCTGGAGAAAGAACTTGCCCAGCAGCAAGAAACATTTGAGGCTGCACTAGCAGCAGTCTCTCATGTGAAAGTGGAGCAGGAGCAGAGAGCAATAAGAGCAGAAGACTTGTTAAGGAAGACAAGACAAAGCAATGCTGACACTGCTGAACGACTTGTAGAAGAATTCAGAAAGCTCTCCATGCAAATGTCTGTTGCATTTGagacaaatgaaaaattggCAATGCAAGCAATGTCAGAATCTAGTGATCTATTACTCAAAAAGAACCATCTTGAGGAGCTCCTAACGAAATCTAGCAAAGAACTTCAACTGGTCAAAGATCAATATGAAGAGAAATTAGGGGAGCTTTCTGGCCAGCTGGATTCAGAAAAACGAGAGATAAATCAGCAACTGTTGGAAATTGAATGTTTGACTAGGGAAGTCAAGGAAGGGAAGGAGACTTCAGAGGTCACTAGTAATGCCCTCTCAGATGAAATCCTTTCACTTAAAGCAGATATTCAAATGCTCCAATCTGAAAAGAACACCCTTGTGCAGaagatagaagaaaaagaaaatattatagttgagatggagaaaatgagaatcaaaatgaatgagaatgacGCGATTTTACAAAGAGAAGAAGCAGAGAGAAAAATCCTCCAGGAGCAGGTTCTTCTGGcaagagaagaaaccaaagaaTTGCTGGAAGAATTAAATGAAATGAGGCACCTGTtggttgaaaaagaagaaatgctTTTAATCCTACgatcagaaaaggaaaagataacaGTAGAATATAATGGATTTAAGAGTGTCCTACTTGATGACGAAGTTGAGAAAGAGAATCTAAAGAAACAAGTATCTCAACTAAGAAAcgatttgaagaaaaaggaacagaCAATAACcaccattgaaaagaaaatcaaggacAATAGCTCAAGAGTTGTAGCACCCACTGGAAATACAAAGGCAAGCCTGCGAAACAATAAATCCATCTCTGGTCAACAACGCATTAAAGAAGTCTTCAAATTGCAAGAGAAAATCAAACTTCTTGAG GAAGAGGTAAAGATAAAGGAGATCACACTTGAGAACTCAAGGACCGAGTTtgcagagaaggagagagatcTAAATGCCAGGATTGAAGAATTACATAAAAACACATCAAATCAAGCTCTGGATATTTCAGATAATTCTAAAGAGAACATACAG GAAAATGTCTTTGACACTGAAAGCAAAGAGAACAACGACAAGAGAAGAGATATTTCTGTCAAATCTGAAGAAGAGACAGTTGCACATTTTCAA GAGTCACAGCATCAATATTACAGGTTGTCAGGTAAGTTGCATGAAAAAGAGAATATGGGCACCAACGAAAATGGCATGGTAATGAAGATGGAGACTCTTGCAGACATGCTTGAACAAGCTGCCAAGGAACATGAAACAAAAAG CAGCATTGCAAGCCCATGGATTGAACAGGAAATCTTCACTCAATGCACATCTGACCAAGATGGCGTCACAAAATTGATAACTGAAATAGCacaattgaagaagaaaaatgcatcaatggAGGATGAGCTAAAGGACATGCAAGAACGGTACTCAGACATAAGCCTCAAGTTTGCGGAAGTAGAAGGAGAAAGGCAACAACTTGTAATGACCATCCGTAATCTTAAAAATGCTAAAAAGAGTTAG
- the LOC116260741 gene encoding uncharacterized protein LOC116260741 isoform X3: MIKGAKWRSHKNKIKAVFRMQFQATQVPPLGSDSLMVALVSSETGKTTAKTQKVQVQNGSCQWDNPVYETVKLAEEERTGKFDSKIYQFVVSNGLSKGGVLGKAALDLAEFVDALKPCSVSLSLGSSNSTILRITIQRLNADGDTRGDKRRKATVRTPDRNSLSSYMDDVDSNGTSQTSTCNSNAGKDTSAANGAIQYSPSMINTAPHIANCDSNLKVFGRSGATSASSSSESSSGHEFFNECKLGSNGHSPAINCLPSPVSNTKLSVSENSEMAEPRESEDTITEQSLNWITNEIRQSSIYTSKEIDLNQKLQLALSSIETLKDQIAVMGRQAEVTDLEVQTLRKQIVKENRKVQEFSREICNMKEERDALEQEYEELKGLLATNNNEATNGLQHDDNDPSCILEEVKQELAYERDLNANLRLQLKKTQDANFELILAVQDLENMLDQKDEEITCVCISRCSTPPAEESSSELESRDELKDHQNQSLQFPKNIENEQEKEQPALEVPSKKHDDTDDMSPFEQSISGLKSQTKECKKDRDILEMQMGQLALDYEILKQENHDLLYKLEQFQIQEQLKMQHDTSVSATIINDLEIHVDNLEKELAQQQETFEAALAAVSHVKVEQEQRAIRAEDLLRKTRQSNADTAERLVEEFRKLSMQMSVAFETNEKLAMQAMSESSDLLLKKNHLEELLTKSSKELQLVKDQYEEKLGELSGQLDSEKREINQQLLEIECLTREVKEGKETSEVTSNALSDEILSLKADIQMLQSEKNTLVQKIEEKENIIVEMEKMRIKMNENDAILQREEAERKILQEQVLLAREETKELLEELNEMRHLLVEKEEMLLILRSEKEKITVEYNGFKSVLLDDEVEKENLKKQVSQLRNDLKKKEQTITTIEKKIKDNSSRVVAPTGNTKASLRNNKSISGQQRIKEVFKLQEKIKLLEEEVKIKEITLENSRTEFAEKERDLNARIEELHKNTSNQALDISDNSKENIQESQHQYYRLSGKLHEKENMGTNENGMVMKMETLADMLEQAAKEHETKSSIASPWIEQEIFTQCTSDQDGVTKLITEIAQLKKKNASMEDELKDMQERYSDISLKFAEVEGERQQLVMTIRNLKNAKKS, encoded by the exons ATGATCAAGGGAGCTAAATGGAGGAGTCACAAGAACAAGATCAAGGCCGTCTTCCGGATGCAGTTTCAGGCAACTCAG GTCCCTCCATTGGGATCGGACAGTTTGATGGTGGCGCTTGTTTCTTCAGAAACTGGAAAGACAACTGCTAAAACACAGAAGGTTCAAGTTCAGAATGGGAGCTGTCAATGGGATAATCCGGTCTATGAAACCGTAAAATTAGCAGAAGAAGAGAGAACCGGGAAATTCGACTCCAAAATCTATCAATTTGTCGTGTCAAAC GGGCTCAGCAAAGGCGGGGTTCTAGGAAAAGCAGCTCTTGATTTGGCAGAGTTTGTAGATGCCCTCAAACCATGCTCTGTTTCTCTCTCGCTTGGTTCTTCTAACTCCACGATTCTGCGG ATCACAATTCAAAGGCTGAATGCTGATGGCGACACAAG GGGTGACAAGAGAAGAAAAGCTACTGTAAGAACCCCAGATAGAAACAGCCTCAGTAGTTACATGGATGATGTTGATTCGAATGGAACTTCCCAGACTTCAACCTGCAACAGCAATGCTGGTAAA GATACATCAGCAGCCAATGGAGCCATACAGTACAGCCCGTCTATGATAAACACTGCACCCCACATTGCTAACTGCGATAGCAATCTCAAAGTTTTTGGAAGATCTGGTGCCACCTCAGCATCATCGAGTTCAGAAAGCAGCTCAGGGCATGAGTTCTTTAATGAATGCAAGCTCGGAAGTAATGGCCACAGCCCCGCAATAAATTGTCTACCATCTCCTGTCAGCAATACAAAGTTATCAGTGAGTGAGAACAGTGAAATGGCAGAACCTAGAGAGTCTGAAGATACAATCACAGAACAGTCTCTCAATTGGATTACAAACGAGATCAGACAAAGCTCAATATACACTTCTAAAGAGATTGATTTGAACCAAAAGTTGCAGTTAGCATTAAGCTCAATTGAAACACTCAAAGACCAAATTGCTGTAATGGGAAGGCAAGCAGAGGTGACCGATCTCGAAGTTCAGACTCTAAGGAAACAGATTgtaaaggaaaacagaaaagtcCAGGAATTCTCAAGGGAAATATGCAAcatgaaagaagagagagatgcactTGAGCAGGAATATGAAGAACTCAAGGGTTTATTGGCCACAAATAACAATGAAGCTACAAATGGATTGCAACACGATGACAATGATCCTAGCTGTATCTTAGAAGAGGTCAAACAAGAACTGGCTTATGAGAGAGATCTTAATGCCAACCTCCGTTTGCAACTGAAGAAGACCCAAGACGCAAACTTTGAACTTATTCTTGCAGTTCAAGATTTAGAAAATATGTTGGACCAGAAAGATGAGGAAATCACATGTGTCTGTATTTCAAGATGCAGCACACCACCAGCTGAAGAAAGCAGCTCAGAGCTTGAATCAAGAGATGAGTTGAAGGATCATCAAAATCAAAGCTTGCAGTTCCCAAAAAACATTGAAAACGAACAGGAAAAAGAGCAACCTGCATTGGAAGTACCAAGTAAAAAGCATGATGATACAGATGACATGTCTCCCTTCGAGCAAAGCATCTCAGGATTAAAAAGTCAAACGAAAGAATGCAAAAAAGATCGTGATATCCTGGAGATGCAAATGGGACAGCTAGCTCTTGATTACGAGATTCTGAAGCAAGAAAATCATGACTTGTTATATAAGCTTGAACAGTTCCAGATACAAGAGCAACTGAAAATGCAGCATGACACCTCTGTCTCAGCAACCATCATAAACGACCTAGAAATTCATGTGGACAACCTGGAGAAAGAACTTGCCCAGCAGCAAGAAACATTTGAGGCTGCACTAGCAGCAGTCTCTCATGTGAAAGTGGAGCAGGAGCAGAGAGCAATAAGAGCAGAAGACTTGTTAAGGAAGACAAGACAAAGCAATGCTGACACTGCTGAACGACTTGTAGAAGAATTCAGAAAGCTCTCCATGCAAATGTCTGTTGCATTTGagacaaatgaaaaattggCAATGCAAGCAATGTCAGAATCTAGTGATCTATTACTCAAAAAGAACCATCTTGAGGAGCTCCTAACGAAATCTAGCAAAGAACTTCAACTGGTCAAAGATCAATATGAAGAGAAATTAGGGGAGCTTTCTGGCCAGCTGGATTCAGAAAAACGAGAGATAAATCAGCAACTGTTGGAAATTGAATGTTTGACTAGGGAAGTCAAGGAAGGGAAGGAGACTTCAGAGGTCACTAGTAATGCCCTCTCAGATGAAATCCTTTCACTTAAAGCAGATATTCAAATGCTCCAATCTGAAAAGAACACCCTTGTGCAGaagatagaagaaaaagaaaatattatagttgagatggagaaaatgagaatcaaaatgaatgagaatgacGCGATTTTACAAAGAGAAGAAGCAGAGAGAAAAATCCTCCAGGAGCAGGTTCTTCTGGcaagagaagaaaccaaagaaTTGCTGGAAGAATTAAATGAAATGAGGCACCTGTtggttgaaaaagaagaaatgctTTTAATCCTACgatcagaaaaggaaaagataacaGTAGAATATAATGGATTTAAGAGTGTCCTACTTGATGACGAAGTTGAGAAAGAGAATCTAAAGAAACAAGTATCTCAACTAAGAAAcgatttgaagaaaaaggaacagaCAATAACcaccattgaaaagaaaatcaaggacAATAGCTCAAGAGTTGTAGCACCCACTGGAAATACAAAGGCAAGCCTGCGAAACAATAAATCCATCTCTGGTCAACAACGCATTAAAGAAGTCTTCAAATTGCAAGAGAAAATCAAACTTCTTGAG GAAGAGGTAAAGATAAAGGAGATCACACTTGAGAACTCAAGGACCGAGTTtgcagagaaggagagagatcTAAATGCCAGGATTGAAGAATTACATAAAAACACATCAAATCAAGCTCTGGATATTTCAGATAATTCTAAAGAGAACATACAG GAGTCACAGCATCAATATTACAGGTTGTCAGGTAAGTTGCATGAAAAAGAGAATATGGGCACCAACGAAAATGGCATGGTAATGAAGATGGAGACTCTTGCAGACATGCTTGAACAAGCTGCCAAGGAACATGAAACAAAAAG CAGCATTGCAAGCCCATGGATTGAACAGGAAATCTTCACTCAATGCACATCTGACCAAGATGGCGTCACAAAATTGATAACTGAAATAGCacaattgaagaagaaaaatgcatcaatggAGGATGAGCTAAAGGACATGCAAGAACGGTACTCAGACATAAGCCTCAAGTTTGCGGAAGTAGAAGGAGAAAGGCAACAACTTGTAATGACCATCCGTAATCTTAAAAATGCTAAAAAGAGTTAG
- the LOC116260741 gene encoding uncharacterized protein LOC116260741 isoform X2, with protein sequence MIKGAKWRSHKNKIKAVFRMQFQATQVPPLGSDSLMVALVSSETGKTTAKTQKVQVQNGSCQWDNPVYETVKLAEEERTGKFDSKIYQFVVSNGLSKGGVLGKAALDLAEFVDALKPCSVSLSLGSSNSTILRITIQRLNADGDTRGDKRRKATVRTPDRNSLSSYMDDVDSNGTSQTSTCNSNAGKDTSAANGAIQYSPSMINTAPHIANCDSNLKVFGRSGATSASSSSESSSGHEFFNECKLGSNGHSPAINCLPSPVSNTKLSVSENSEMAEPRESEDTITEQSLNWITNEIRQSSIYTSKEIDLNQKLQLALSSIETLKDQIAVMGRQAEVTDLEVQTLRKQIVKENRKVQEFSREICNMKEERDALEQEYEELKGLLATNNNEATNGLQHDDNDPSCILEEVKQELAYERDLNANLRLQLKKTQDANFELILAVQDLENMLDQKDEEITCVCISRCSTPPAEESSSELESRDELKDHQNQSLQFPKNIENEQEKEQPALEVPSKKHDDTDDMSPFEQSISGLKSQTKECKKDRDILEMQMGQLALDYEILKQENHDLLYKLEQFQIQEQLKMQHDTSVSATIINDLEIHVDNLEKELAQQQETFEAALAAVSHVKVEQEQRAIRAEDLLRKTRQSNADTAERLVEEFRKLSMQMSVAFETNEKLAMQAMSESSDLLLKKNHLEELLTKSSKELQLVKDQYEEKLGELSGQLDSEKREINQQLLEIECLTREVKEGKETSEVTSNALSDEILSLKADIQMLQSEKNTLVQKIEEKENIIVEMEKMRIKMNENDAILQREEAERKILQEQVLLAREETKELLEELNEMRHLLVEKEEMLLILRSEKEKITVEYNGFKSVLLDDEVEKENLKKQVSQLRNDLKKKEQTITTIEKKIKDNSSRVVAPTGNTKASLRNNKSISGQQRIKEVFKLQEKIKLLEEEVKIKEITLENSRTEFAEKERDLNARIEELHKNTSNQALDISDNSKENIQENVFDTESKENNDKRRDISVKSEEETVAHFQESQHQYYRLSGKLHEKENMGTNENGMVMKMETLADMLEQAAKEHETKSIASPWIEQEIFTQCTSDQDGVTKLITEIAQLKKKNASMEDELKDMQERYSDISLKFAEVEGERQQLVMTIRNLKNAKKS encoded by the exons ATGATCAAGGGAGCTAAATGGAGGAGTCACAAGAACAAGATCAAGGCCGTCTTCCGGATGCAGTTTCAGGCAACTCAG GTCCCTCCATTGGGATCGGACAGTTTGATGGTGGCGCTTGTTTCTTCAGAAACTGGAAAGACAACTGCTAAAACACAGAAGGTTCAAGTTCAGAATGGGAGCTGTCAATGGGATAATCCGGTCTATGAAACCGTAAAATTAGCAGAAGAAGAGAGAACCGGGAAATTCGACTCCAAAATCTATCAATTTGTCGTGTCAAAC GGGCTCAGCAAAGGCGGGGTTCTAGGAAAAGCAGCTCTTGATTTGGCAGAGTTTGTAGATGCCCTCAAACCATGCTCTGTTTCTCTCTCGCTTGGTTCTTCTAACTCCACGATTCTGCGG ATCACAATTCAAAGGCTGAATGCTGATGGCGACACAAG GGGTGACAAGAGAAGAAAAGCTACTGTAAGAACCCCAGATAGAAACAGCCTCAGTAGTTACATGGATGATGTTGATTCGAATGGAACTTCCCAGACTTCAACCTGCAACAGCAATGCTGGTAAA GATACATCAGCAGCCAATGGAGCCATACAGTACAGCCCGTCTATGATAAACACTGCACCCCACATTGCTAACTGCGATAGCAATCTCAAAGTTTTTGGAAGATCTGGTGCCACCTCAGCATCATCGAGTTCAGAAAGCAGCTCAGGGCATGAGTTCTTTAATGAATGCAAGCTCGGAAGTAATGGCCACAGCCCCGCAATAAATTGTCTACCATCTCCTGTCAGCAATACAAAGTTATCAGTGAGTGAGAACAGTGAAATGGCAGAACCTAGAGAGTCTGAAGATACAATCACAGAACAGTCTCTCAATTGGATTACAAACGAGATCAGACAAAGCTCAATATACACTTCTAAAGAGATTGATTTGAACCAAAAGTTGCAGTTAGCATTAAGCTCAATTGAAACACTCAAAGACCAAATTGCTGTAATGGGAAGGCAAGCAGAGGTGACCGATCTCGAAGTTCAGACTCTAAGGAAACAGATTgtaaaggaaaacagaaaagtcCAGGAATTCTCAAGGGAAATATGCAAcatgaaagaagagagagatgcactTGAGCAGGAATATGAAGAACTCAAGGGTTTATTGGCCACAAATAACAATGAAGCTACAAATGGATTGCAACACGATGACAATGATCCTAGCTGTATCTTAGAAGAGGTCAAACAAGAACTGGCTTATGAGAGAGATCTTAATGCCAACCTCCGTTTGCAACTGAAGAAGACCCAAGACGCAAACTTTGAACTTATTCTTGCAGTTCAAGATTTAGAAAATATGTTGGACCAGAAAGATGAGGAAATCACATGTGTCTGTATTTCAAGATGCAGCACACCACCAGCTGAAGAAAGCAGCTCAGAGCTTGAATCAAGAGATGAGTTGAAGGATCATCAAAATCAAAGCTTGCAGTTCCCAAAAAACATTGAAAACGAACAGGAAAAAGAGCAACCTGCATTGGAAGTACCAAGTAAAAAGCATGATGATACAGATGACATGTCTCCCTTCGAGCAAAGCATCTCAGGATTAAAAAGTCAAACGAAAGAATGCAAAAAAGATCGTGATATCCTGGAGATGCAAATGGGACAGCTAGCTCTTGATTACGAGATTCTGAAGCAAGAAAATCATGACTTGTTATATAAGCTTGAACAGTTCCAGATACAAGAGCAACTGAAAATGCAGCATGACACCTCTGTCTCAGCAACCATCATAAACGACCTAGAAATTCATGTGGACAACCTGGAGAAAGAACTTGCCCAGCAGCAAGAAACATTTGAGGCTGCACTAGCAGCAGTCTCTCATGTGAAAGTGGAGCAGGAGCAGAGAGCAATAAGAGCAGAAGACTTGTTAAGGAAGACAAGACAAAGCAATGCTGACACTGCTGAACGACTTGTAGAAGAATTCAGAAAGCTCTCCATGCAAATGTCTGTTGCATTTGagacaaatgaaaaattggCAATGCAAGCAATGTCAGAATCTAGTGATCTATTACTCAAAAAGAACCATCTTGAGGAGCTCCTAACGAAATCTAGCAAAGAACTTCAACTGGTCAAAGATCAATATGAAGAGAAATTAGGGGAGCTTTCTGGCCAGCTGGATTCAGAAAAACGAGAGATAAATCAGCAACTGTTGGAAATTGAATGTTTGACTAGGGAAGTCAAGGAAGGGAAGGAGACTTCAGAGGTCACTAGTAATGCCCTCTCAGATGAAATCCTTTCACTTAAAGCAGATATTCAAATGCTCCAATCTGAAAAGAACACCCTTGTGCAGaagatagaagaaaaagaaaatattatagttgagatggagaaaatgagaatcaaaatgaatgagaatgacGCGATTTTACAAAGAGAAGAAGCAGAGAGAAAAATCCTCCAGGAGCAGGTTCTTCTGGcaagagaagaaaccaaagaaTTGCTGGAAGAATTAAATGAAATGAGGCACCTGTtggttgaaaaagaagaaatgctTTTAATCCTACgatcagaaaaggaaaagataacaGTAGAATATAATGGATTTAAGAGTGTCCTACTTGATGACGAAGTTGAGAAAGAGAATCTAAAGAAACAAGTATCTCAACTAAGAAAcgatttgaagaaaaaggaacagaCAATAACcaccattgaaaagaaaatcaaggacAATAGCTCAAGAGTTGTAGCACCCACTGGAAATACAAAGGCAAGCCTGCGAAACAATAAATCCATCTCTGGTCAACAACGCATTAAAGAAGTCTTCAAATTGCAAGAGAAAATCAAACTTCTTGAG GAAGAGGTAAAGATAAAGGAGATCACACTTGAGAACTCAAGGACCGAGTTtgcagagaaggagagagatcTAAATGCCAGGATTGAAGAATTACATAAAAACACATCAAATCAAGCTCTGGATATTTCAGATAATTCTAAAGAGAACATACAG GAAAATGTCTTTGACACTGAAAGCAAAGAGAACAACGACAAGAGAAGAGATATTTCTGTCAAATCTGAAGAAGAGACAGTTGCACATTTTCAA GAGTCACAGCATCAATATTACAGGTTGTCAGGTAAGTTGCATGAAAAAGAGAATATGGGCACCAACGAAAATGGCATGGTAATGAAGATGGAGACTCTTGCAGACATGCTTGAACAAGCTGCCAAGGAACATGAAACAAAAAG CATTGCAAGCCCATGGATTGAACAGGAAATCTTCACTCAATGCACATCTGACCAAGATGGCGTCACAAAATTGATAACTGAAATAGCacaattgaagaagaaaaatgcatcaatggAGGATGAGCTAAAGGACATGCAAGAACGGTACTCAGACATAAGCCTCAAGTTTGCGGAAGTAGAAGGAGAAAGGCAACAACTTGTAATGACCATCCGTAATCTTAAAAATGCTAAAAAGAGTTAG